From a region of the Pirellulales bacterium genome:
- a CDS encoding alkaline phosphatase family protein, with translation MNDDSHMAPRAERVMLIGLDGATWDVLTPLAELGVMPSLARLMSEAALGTLTSVRPCITPAAWGTLQTGVDPLTHGVLDYRYFDHERRQVLLNSTRRLAAPTLFELLAARGESVVSLGAPVTWPARVSPPSIVVGGVDCPSIEAALAPYPRFAEALARAGARLSLDMVWNRRPRDLSELRANIAATRQNIQAQTIAAGVADQQCDWRLMTVQYQVLDALQHRAWHLLANPLVAEPHPWSRELHQCFAELDRALGTLIELADRRRAALVVLSDHGFGGFREKISIRELLRRRDLLTPATRWQRLEYRAARTVWKLRRGATKRLTGNSSRALQRPLGSLAALDWRRTRALSLHGAIAGLVYLNTPERFGRGPVDTAGRYDEALAETLAAFREARHHETGEPLFVEAIATRERIDGDPCERGLPDVMAIPADGFHTRSKPDRRPRLLPADPEMAGTHRAEGVLLVRASGVRTGVGHEAHLRDIAPTVLALLGLAPSGMEGSSLSTLWGEAPAEPVARRRPARLQQAGSGADEESAAAEGRLRALGYIE, from the coding sequence GTGAACGACGATTCGCACATGGCGCCGCGCGCCGAGCGCGTGATGCTGATCGGACTCGACGGCGCCACCTGGGATGTGCTGACCCCGTTGGCGGAGTTGGGGGTGATGCCGAGCTTGGCGCGGCTGATGAGCGAGGCGGCGCTGGGCACGCTGACGAGCGTGCGGCCGTGCATTACGCCGGCGGCCTGGGGCACGCTGCAAACGGGGGTCGATCCGCTGACGCATGGCGTGCTCGACTATCGTTACTTCGACCACGAGCGGCGGCAGGTGCTGCTCAACTCGACGCGGCGCCTGGCGGCGCCGACGTTGTTCGAGCTGTTGGCCGCGCGAGGAGAGTCGGTGGTGTCGTTGGGCGCGCCGGTGACCTGGCCCGCGCGCGTATCGCCGCCGAGCATCGTGGTGGGGGGGGTCGATTGCCCCTCGATCGAAGCCGCGCTGGCGCCGTATCCGCGGTTTGCCGAAGCGCTGGCGCGGGCCGGCGCCCGGCTGTCGCTGGATATGGTGTGGAACCGCCGCCCACGCGACCTGTCGGAACTGCGGGCAAACATCGCGGCGACTCGGCAGAACATTCAGGCGCAGACGATCGCTGCCGGCGTGGCCGACCAACAATGCGACTGGCGGCTGATGACAGTGCAGTATCAGGTGCTCGACGCGCTGCAACATCGCGCGTGGCACTTGCTGGCCAATCCGCTGGTGGCCGAACCGCATCCCTGGTCGCGCGAACTGCACCAGTGCTTTGCCGAACTCGATCGAGCGCTGGGCACATTGATCGAACTGGCCGACCGGCGGCGCGCGGCGCTGGTGGTGCTGAGCGATCATGGGTTTGGCGGATTCCGCGAGAAGATTTCGATTCGCGAGTTATTGCGCCGGCGCGATCTGCTGACGCCCGCGACCCGTTGGCAGCGATTGGAATATCGCGCAGCGCGGACGGTGTGGAAGCTGCGCCGCGGCGCGACCAAGCGACTGACGGGCAACAGTTCTCGCGCGCTGCAGCGCCCGCTCGGCTCGTTGGCCGCGCTCGATTGGCGGCGCACGCGGGCGCTGTCGCTGCACGGCGCCATCGCAGGACTGGTGTATCTCAATACGCCAGAGCGTTTTGGCCGAGGGCCGGTCGATACGGCGGGGCGCTACGATGAGGCGCTAGCCGAGACATTGGCCGCGTTTCGCGAAGCGCGGCATCACGAAACGGGAGAACCGCTGTTTGTCGAGGCGATCGCCACGCGCGAGCGAATCGACGGCGATCCTTGCGAGCGCGGACTGCCCGACGTGATGGCGATTCCGGCGGACGGCTTTCATACGCGTTCGAAGCCGGACCGGCGGCCGCGCTTGCTGCCGGCCGATCCGGAGATGGCGGGCACGCACCGCGCGGAGGGGGTATTGTTGGTCCGGGCCTCGGGTGTGCGGACGGGCGTGGGGCACGAGGCGCACTTGCGCGACATCGCGCCGACAGTGCTGGCCCTGTTGGGACTTGCGCCCAGCGGCATGGAGGGGAGCAGCTTGTCGACGCTGTGGGGAGAGGCGCCGGCGGAACCGGTGGCGCGGCGGCGGCCGGCGCGGCTACAACAGGCAGGATCGGGCGCCGACGAAGAATCGGCGGCGGCGGAAGGCCGATTGCGAGCGTTGGGTTACATCGAGTGA
- a CDS encoding DUF1559 domain-containing protein, which translates to MDGSDSRRGVSLLELLIVGGIVSLLIALTLPAVQSARESSRRAMCGNHLRQIGIALQAYESALGSFPSGAIVGSGQTMAEILLTGPSDVAFHANGLALLLPHLEQTALHSAYNFSRRWDKQRDHIVDQVIPVFVCPSASHDNPYTVAGLEVFFDVGNTFGLSDFIFCKGVFDGWCLYPSIVPKDERGMFDASFLGGKTSFTVRASQITDGLSNTLAMGEGACGWPVCAGVDCSHDSGSISANAWAGQPNFADVAQHGLLMTSTFGSTIEPLNKRPVTQTVVDAVPGNAAGVFTCACSTDWNQTGRKTAKGQTSGFRSDHPGGAQFLYADGSVQFVQESVDLAVYRQQSTIQGKDE; encoded by the coding sequence ATGGATGGCAGCGACTCTCGGCGTGGGGTTTCTTTACTCGAACTTCTGATCGTTGGCGGCATTGTCTCGCTGCTGATCGCGTTGACTCTGCCCGCCGTGCAGTCAGCGCGTGAATCGTCGCGGCGGGCAATGTGCGGTAACCATCTTCGCCAAATCGGCATTGCTCTGCAGGCGTACGAGTCCGCGCTGGGATCATTTCCCAGCGGCGCGATTGTGGGTTCCGGCCAGACCATGGCAGAAATTCTCCTAACCGGCCCGAGTGACGTCGCCTTTCACGCAAATGGACTTGCCCTATTGCTCCCTCATCTTGAGCAGACGGCATTACACAGCGCTTATAACTTTAGTCGCCGCTGGGATAAGCAGCGAGATCACATTGTCGATCAAGTCATTCCCGTTTTCGTTTGCCCTTCCGCCTCACATGACAATCCGTACACGGTCGCGGGCTTGGAAGTGTTTTTCGATGTCGGCAACACATTTGGGCTCTCCGATTTCATTTTTTGCAAGGGTGTTTTTGATGGCTGGTGCCTGTACCCGTCAATAGTTCCGAAGGACGAACGAGGAATGTTCGATGCCTCGTTTTTGGGCGGCAAAACCAGTTTTACGGTGCGAGCGTCCCAAATTACCGATGGCCTGAGCAATACACTTGCGATGGGCGAAGGGGCTTGCGGCTGGCCCGTGTGCGCTGGCGTGGACTGCTCGCACGACTCGGGATCGATATCGGCAAACGCCTGGGCGGGACAACCCAACTTCGCCGACGTTGCACAGCATGGGCTGCTGATGACGAGCACCTTCGGTTCGACCATAGAGCCGCTGAACAAACGACCTGTCACCCAGACCGTTGTTGATGCTGTGCCCGGCAATGCGGCGGGCGTGTTCACGTGCGCGTGCAGCACGGATTGGAATCAAACAGGCCGTAAGACCGCCAAGGGGCAGACGAGCGGATTTCGCAGCGATCATCCTGGCGGAGCACAGTTTCTCTATGCTGATGGTTCGGTCCAGTTCGTTCAAGAGAGCGTCGACTTGGCTGTATATCGTCAGCAGTCGACGATACAAGGCAAGGACGAATGA